From Phragmites australis chromosome 5, lpPhrAust1.1, whole genome shotgun sequence, a single genomic window includes:
- the LOC133917716 gene encoding uncharacterized protein LOC133917716, translated as MVIGKARSSKAEGARCRRHPRQRQGAGVCASCLRERLSHLSLSASLPSVLRGEEEEEASSCSEVSTAYSSEGSSGASSSAASECASPAAPGFHNEMRRAARVSLLMRHERVVGDADAVAVFLQARREQRSRTATSFWAKLLHATWGGGRKQRGCSLAHSKTLEERGAAAKWVLF; from the coding sequence ATGGTGATAGGCAAGGCGAGGTCGAGCAAGGCGGAGGGGGCGCGGTGCAGGCGGCACCCGCGGCAGCGGCAGGGCGCGGGCGTCTGCGCGTCCTGCCTGCGGGAGCGCCTGTCCCACCTGTCCCTCTCGGCGTCGCTGCCGTCCGTCCtgcgcggcgaggaggaggaggaggcgtcgTCCTGCTCGGAGGTGTCCACGGCGTACTCCTCCGAGGGCTCCAGCGGCGCGTCGTCGTCTGCGGCGTCGGAGTGCGCCAGCCCGGCCGCGCCGGGGTTCCACAACGAGATGAGGCGCGCGGCCCGGGTGTCGCTGTTGATGAGGCACGAACGGGTCGTGGGGGACGCCGACGCGGTGGCGGTGTTCCTGCAAGCGAGGAGGGAACAGAGGAGTAGGACGGCTACGAGCTTCTGGGCGAAGCTGCTGCACGCGACgtggggaggagggaggaagcAGCGGGGGTGCTCGCTGGCTCACTCCAAGACGCTCGAGGAGAGGGGAGCCGCTGCCAAGTGGGTCCTCTTCTGA